Proteins from a genomic interval of Cervus elaphus chromosome 13, mCerEla1.1, whole genome shotgun sequence:
- the ASPG gene encoding 60 kDa lysophospholipase isoform X4 encodes MARAAGPERRLLAVYTGGTIGMRSERGVFVPGRDLATVLRMLPMFHDEEHARARGFPEDTLVLPPASPDQRVVYRVLESQPLFDSSDMTITEWVQIAQTIESHYGQYDGFVVIHGTDTMAFAASVLSFVLENLQKTVILTGAQVPIHALWNDGRENLLGALLLAGQYVIPEVCLFFQNQLFRGNRVTKVDARRFAAFCSPNLPPLATVGADVTINQELVRRVRGQGRLVVHSSMERDVGLLRLYPGIPASLVRAFLQPPMKGVVMETFGSGNGPTKPDLLQELRAAAERGLVIVNCTHCLQGAVTSDYGAGVALSRAGTVSGFDMTSEAALAKLSYVLGLPGLSLDGRKELLARDLRGEMTPPAVEEPRPSLRGGVLGRGVAQLLSLRQEADEVWDALVPSLACAAAYAGELEALQVLVELGSDRSLEDFSGQTPLHAAARAGQTGAVTMLLQRGLDVNARDKGGLSPLLLAVRGRHRGVIGLLRAAGACLSPQELEDSGTELCRLASRADCEGLLAWGQAGADPRQPGQRQLGTWKWWPSCRTFGVGLVTRPRAQKCCLGSNLKLSCCGVSCSFLLRPAGGTVPPGPPPGP; translated from the exons ATGGCGCGCGCGGCGGGGCCCGAGCGGCGGCTCCTGGCCGTCTACACCGGCGGCACCATCGGCATGCGGAGCGAGCGCGGCG TGTTCGTGCCCGGGAGGGACCTGGCCACGGTTCTGAGGATGCTGCCCATGTTCCATGACGAGGAGCACGCCCGGGCCCGCGGCTTCCCCGAGGACACCCTGGTGCTGCC GCCGGCCAGCCCCGACCAGAGGGTCGTCTACAGGGTGCTGGAGAGCCAGCCCCTCTTTGACTCCAGTGACATGACCATCACCGAGTGGGTTCAGATTGCCCAGACCATCGAG AGCCACTACGGGCAGTACGATGGCTTTGTGGTCATCCACGGCACCGACACCATGGCCTTCGCCGCCTCCGTGCTCTCCTTCGTGCTGGAGAACCTGCAGAAAACCGTCATCCTCACCGGGGCCCAG GTGCCCATCCACGCCCTGTGGAACGACGGCCGGGAGAACCTGCTGGGCGCCCTGCTGCTGGCCGGCCAGTACGTGATCCCCGAG gTCTGCCTGTTCTTCCAAAATCAGCTGTTTCGGGGCAACCGGGTGACCAAAGTGGACGCGCGCAGGTTCGCGGCCTTCTGCTCCCCCAACCTGCCGCCTCTGGCCACCGTGGGCGCTGACGTCACGA TCAACCAGGAGCTGGTGCGCAGGGTCCGTGGGCAGGGCCGGCTGGTGGTGCACAGCAGCATGGAGCGGGACGTGGGCCTGCTGCGCCTCTACCCTGGGATCCCCGCCTCCCTG GTCCGGGCCTTCCTGCAGCCCCCCATGAAGGGCGTGGTCATGGAGACCTTCGGCTCCGGGAATGGGCCCACCAAGCCCGACCTGCTTCAGGAGCTGCGGGCGGCAGCTGAGCGTGGCCTGGTCATTGTCAACTGCACCCACTGCCTCCAGGGTGCCGTCACCTCCGACTATGGAGCTGGCGTG GCCTTGAGCAGAGCCGGGACCGTGTCAGGCTTCGACATGACCTCCGAGGCGGCGCTGGCCAAGCTGTCCTACGTGCTGGGCCTGCCGGGGCTGAGCCTGGACGGCAGGAAGGAG CTGCTGGCCAGGGACCTGCGCGGGGAGATGACGCCGCCCGCCGTGGAAGAGCCCCGGCCCTCTCTGCGGGGCGGTGTGCTGGGGCGCGGGGTCGCCCAGCTCCTCAGTCTGAGACAG GAGGCCGATGAGGTGTGGGACGCCCTGGTGCCCAGCCTGGCCTGTGCTGCGGCCTATGCGGGCGAGCTGGAGGCCCTGCAGGTGCTGGTAGAGCTG GGCAGTGACCGGAGCCTGGAGGACTTCAGCGGTCAAACCCCGCTGCACGCGGCCGCCCGGGCCGGCCAGACTGGGGCTGTCACCATGCTGCTGCAGAGAGGGCTGGACGTGAACGCCCGGGACAAGGGCGGCCTCAGCCCCCTGCTGCTGGCCGTGAGGGGCAG GCATCGGGGTGTCATTGGGCTGCTGCGGGCAGCTGGGGCCTGCCTGTCCCCCCAGGAGCTGGAGGACTCGGGGACGGAGCTGTGCCG gctGGCGTCCAGGGCGGACTGCGAGGGCCTGCTGGCGTGGGGGCAGGCGGGGGCCGACCCGAGGCAGCCCGG GCAGAGGCAGCTGGGAACCTGGAAGTGGTGGCCCTCCTGCAGAACCTTCGGGGTGGGGCTGGTGACCAGGCCCCGGGCACA GAAGTGCTGCCTGGGGTCTAACCTGAAGCTCTCCTGCTGCGGCGTGAGCTGTTCCTTCCTGTTGAGACCTGCTGGAGGGACGGTGCCGCCTGGCCCCCCCCCCGGACCCTGA
- the ASPG gene encoding 60 kDa lysophospholipase isoform X2 codes for MARAAGPERRLLAVYTGGTIGMRSERGVFVPGRDLATVLRMLPMFHDEEHARARGFPEDTLVLPPASPDQRVVYRVLESQPLFDSSDMTITEWVQIAQTIESHYGQYDGFVVIHGTDTMAFAASVLSFVLENLQKTVILTGAQVPIHALWNDGRENLLGALLLAGQYVIPEVCLFFQNQLFRGNRVTKVDARRFAAFCSPNLPPLATVGADVTINQELVRRVRGQGRLVVHSSMERDVGLLRLYPGIPASLVRAFLQPPMKGVVMETFGSGNGPTKPDLLQELRAAAERGLVIVNCTHCLQGAVTSDYGAGVALSRAGTVSGFDMTSEAALAKLSYVLGLPGLSLDGRKELLARDLRGEMTPPAVEEPRPSLRGGVLGRGVAQLLSLRQEADEVWDALVPSLACAAAYAGELEALQVLVELGSDRSLEDFSGQTPLHAAARAGQTGAVTMLLQRGLDVNARDKGGLSPLLLAVRGRHRGVIGLLRAAGACLSPQELEDSGTELCRLASRADCEGLLAWGQAGADPRQPGYDGRSALQAEAAGNLEVVALLQNLRGGAGDQAPGTVRPLPAQKCCLGSNLKLSCCGVSCSFLLRPAGGTVPPGPPPGP; via the exons ATGGCGCGCGCGGCGGGGCCCGAGCGGCGGCTCCTGGCCGTCTACACCGGCGGCACCATCGGCATGCGGAGCGAGCGCGGCG TGTTCGTGCCCGGGAGGGACCTGGCCACGGTTCTGAGGATGCTGCCCATGTTCCATGACGAGGAGCACGCCCGGGCCCGCGGCTTCCCCGAGGACACCCTGGTGCTGCC GCCGGCCAGCCCCGACCAGAGGGTCGTCTACAGGGTGCTGGAGAGCCAGCCCCTCTTTGACTCCAGTGACATGACCATCACCGAGTGGGTTCAGATTGCCCAGACCATCGAG AGCCACTACGGGCAGTACGATGGCTTTGTGGTCATCCACGGCACCGACACCATGGCCTTCGCCGCCTCCGTGCTCTCCTTCGTGCTGGAGAACCTGCAGAAAACCGTCATCCTCACCGGGGCCCAG GTGCCCATCCACGCCCTGTGGAACGACGGCCGGGAGAACCTGCTGGGCGCCCTGCTGCTGGCCGGCCAGTACGTGATCCCCGAG gTCTGCCTGTTCTTCCAAAATCAGCTGTTTCGGGGCAACCGGGTGACCAAAGTGGACGCGCGCAGGTTCGCGGCCTTCTGCTCCCCCAACCTGCCGCCTCTGGCCACCGTGGGCGCTGACGTCACGA TCAACCAGGAGCTGGTGCGCAGGGTCCGTGGGCAGGGCCGGCTGGTGGTGCACAGCAGCATGGAGCGGGACGTGGGCCTGCTGCGCCTCTACCCTGGGATCCCCGCCTCCCTG GTCCGGGCCTTCCTGCAGCCCCCCATGAAGGGCGTGGTCATGGAGACCTTCGGCTCCGGGAATGGGCCCACCAAGCCCGACCTGCTTCAGGAGCTGCGGGCGGCAGCTGAGCGTGGCCTGGTCATTGTCAACTGCACCCACTGCCTCCAGGGTGCCGTCACCTCCGACTATGGAGCTGGCGTG GCCTTGAGCAGAGCCGGGACCGTGTCAGGCTTCGACATGACCTCCGAGGCGGCGCTGGCCAAGCTGTCCTACGTGCTGGGCCTGCCGGGGCTGAGCCTGGACGGCAGGAAGGAG CTGCTGGCCAGGGACCTGCGCGGGGAGATGACGCCGCCCGCCGTGGAAGAGCCCCGGCCCTCTCTGCGGGGCGGTGTGCTGGGGCGCGGGGTCGCCCAGCTCCTCAGTCTGAGACAG GAGGCCGATGAGGTGTGGGACGCCCTGGTGCCCAGCCTGGCCTGTGCTGCGGCCTATGCGGGCGAGCTGGAGGCCCTGCAGGTGCTGGTAGAGCTG GGCAGTGACCGGAGCCTGGAGGACTTCAGCGGTCAAACCCCGCTGCACGCGGCCGCCCGGGCCGGCCAGACTGGGGCTGTCACCATGCTGCTGCAGAGAGGGCTGGACGTGAACGCCCGGGACAAGGGCGGCCTCAGCCCCCTGCTGCTGGCCGTGAGGGGCAG GCATCGGGGTGTCATTGGGCTGCTGCGGGCAGCTGGGGCCTGCCTGTCCCCCCAGGAGCTGGAGGACTCGGGGACGGAGCTGTGCCG gctGGCGTCCAGGGCGGACTGCGAGGGCCTGCTGGCGTGGGGGCAGGCGGGGGCCGACCCGAGGCAGCCCGGGTACGACGGGCGCAGCGCGCTGCAG GCAGAGGCAGCTGGGAACCTGGAAGTGGTGGCCCTCCTGCAGAACCTTCGGGGTGGGGCTGGTGACCAGGCCCCGGGCACAGTAAGACCCCTACCCGCGCA GAAGTGCTGCCTGGGGTCTAACCTGAAGCTCTCCTGCTGCGGCGTGAGCTGTTCCTTCCTGTTGAGACCTGCTGGAGGGACGGTGCCGCCTGGCCCCCCCCCCGGACCCTGA
- the ASPG gene encoding 60 kDa lysophospholipase isoform X1, which yields MARAAGPERRLLAVYTGGTIGMRSERGVFVPGRDLATVLRMLPMFHDEEHARARGFPEDTLVLPPASPDQRVVYRVLESQPLFDSSDMTITEWVQIAQTIESHYGQYDGFVVIHGTDTMAFAASVLSFVLENLQKTVILTGAQVPIHALWNDGRENLLGALLLAGQYVIPEVCLFFQNQLFRGNRVTKVDARRFAAFCSPNLPPLATVGADVTINQELVRRVRGQGRLVVHSSMERDVGLLRLYPGIPASLVRAFLQPPMKGVVMETFGSGNGPTKPDLLQELRAAAERGLVIVNCTHCLQGAVTSDYGAGVALSRAGTVSGFDMTSEAALAKLSYVLGLPGLSLDGRKELLARDLRGEMTPPAVEEPRPSLRGGVLGRGVAQLLSLRQEADEVWDALVPSLACAAAYAGELEALQVLVELGSDRSLEDFSGQTPLHAAARAGQTGAVTMLLQRGLDVNARDKGGLSPLLLAVRGRHRGVIGLLRAAGACLSPQELEDSGTELCRLASRADCEGLLAWGQAGADPRQPGYDGRSALQVAEAAGNLEVVALLQNLRGGAGDQAPGTVRPLPAQKCCLGSNLKLSCCGVSCSFLLRPAGGTVPPGPPPGP from the exons ATGGCGCGCGCGGCGGGGCCCGAGCGGCGGCTCCTGGCCGTCTACACCGGCGGCACCATCGGCATGCGGAGCGAGCGCGGCG TGTTCGTGCCCGGGAGGGACCTGGCCACGGTTCTGAGGATGCTGCCCATGTTCCATGACGAGGAGCACGCCCGGGCCCGCGGCTTCCCCGAGGACACCCTGGTGCTGCC GCCGGCCAGCCCCGACCAGAGGGTCGTCTACAGGGTGCTGGAGAGCCAGCCCCTCTTTGACTCCAGTGACATGACCATCACCGAGTGGGTTCAGATTGCCCAGACCATCGAG AGCCACTACGGGCAGTACGATGGCTTTGTGGTCATCCACGGCACCGACACCATGGCCTTCGCCGCCTCCGTGCTCTCCTTCGTGCTGGAGAACCTGCAGAAAACCGTCATCCTCACCGGGGCCCAG GTGCCCATCCACGCCCTGTGGAACGACGGCCGGGAGAACCTGCTGGGCGCCCTGCTGCTGGCCGGCCAGTACGTGATCCCCGAG gTCTGCCTGTTCTTCCAAAATCAGCTGTTTCGGGGCAACCGGGTGACCAAAGTGGACGCGCGCAGGTTCGCGGCCTTCTGCTCCCCCAACCTGCCGCCTCTGGCCACCGTGGGCGCTGACGTCACGA TCAACCAGGAGCTGGTGCGCAGGGTCCGTGGGCAGGGCCGGCTGGTGGTGCACAGCAGCATGGAGCGGGACGTGGGCCTGCTGCGCCTCTACCCTGGGATCCCCGCCTCCCTG GTCCGGGCCTTCCTGCAGCCCCCCATGAAGGGCGTGGTCATGGAGACCTTCGGCTCCGGGAATGGGCCCACCAAGCCCGACCTGCTTCAGGAGCTGCGGGCGGCAGCTGAGCGTGGCCTGGTCATTGTCAACTGCACCCACTGCCTCCAGGGTGCCGTCACCTCCGACTATGGAGCTGGCGTG GCCTTGAGCAGAGCCGGGACCGTGTCAGGCTTCGACATGACCTCCGAGGCGGCGCTGGCCAAGCTGTCCTACGTGCTGGGCCTGCCGGGGCTGAGCCTGGACGGCAGGAAGGAG CTGCTGGCCAGGGACCTGCGCGGGGAGATGACGCCGCCCGCCGTGGAAGAGCCCCGGCCCTCTCTGCGGGGCGGTGTGCTGGGGCGCGGGGTCGCCCAGCTCCTCAGTCTGAGACAG GAGGCCGATGAGGTGTGGGACGCCCTGGTGCCCAGCCTGGCCTGTGCTGCGGCCTATGCGGGCGAGCTGGAGGCCCTGCAGGTGCTGGTAGAGCTG GGCAGTGACCGGAGCCTGGAGGACTTCAGCGGTCAAACCCCGCTGCACGCGGCCGCCCGGGCCGGCCAGACTGGGGCTGTCACCATGCTGCTGCAGAGAGGGCTGGACGTGAACGCCCGGGACAAGGGCGGCCTCAGCCCCCTGCTGCTGGCCGTGAGGGGCAG GCATCGGGGTGTCATTGGGCTGCTGCGGGCAGCTGGGGCCTGCCTGTCCCCCCAGGAGCTGGAGGACTCGGGGACGGAGCTGTGCCG gctGGCGTCCAGGGCGGACTGCGAGGGCCTGCTGGCGTGGGGGCAGGCGGGGGCCGACCCGAGGCAGCCCGGGTACGACGGGCGCAGCGCGCTGCAGGTC GCAGAGGCAGCTGGGAACCTGGAAGTGGTGGCCCTCCTGCAGAACCTTCGGGGTGGGGCTGGTGACCAGGCCCCGGGCACAGTAAGACCCCTACCCGCGCA GAAGTGCTGCCTGGGGTCTAACCTGAAGCTCTCCTGCTGCGGCGTGAGCTGTTCCTTCCTGTTGAGACCTGCTGGAGGGACGGTGCCGCCTGGCCCCCCCCCCGGACCCTGA
- the ASPG gene encoding 60 kDa lysophospholipase isoform X9, translated as MARAAGPERRLLAVYTGGTIGMRSERGVFVPGRDLATVLRMLPMFHDEEHARARGFPEDTLVLPPASPDQRVVYRVLESQPLFDSSDMTITEWVQIAQTIESHYGQYDGFVVIHGTDTMAFAASVLSFVLENLQKTVILTGAQVPIHALWNDGRENLLGALLLAGQYVIPEVCLFFQNQLFRGNRVTKVDARRFAAFCSPNLPPLATVGADVTINQELVRRVRGQGRLVVHSSMERDVGLLRLYPGIPASLVRAFLQPPMKGVVMETFGSGNGPTKPDLLQELRAAAERGLVIVNCTHCLQGAVTSDYGAGVALSRAGTVSGFDMTSEAALAKLSYVLGLPGLSLDGRKELLARDLRGEMTPPAVEEPRPSLRGGVLGRGVAQLLSLRQGSDRSLEDFSGQTPLHAAARAGQTGAVTMLLQRGLDVNARDKGGLSPLLLAVRGRHRGVIGLLRAAGACLSPQELEDSGTELCRLASRADCEGLLAWGQAGADPRQPGYDGRSALQVAEAAGNLEVVALLQNLRGGAGDQAPGTVRPLPAQKCCLGSNLKLSCCGVSCSFLLRPAGGTVPPGPPPGP; from the exons ATGGCGCGCGCGGCGGGGCCCGAGCGGCGGCTCCTGGCCGTCTACACCGGCGGCACCATCGGCATGCGGAGCGAGCGCGGCG TGTTCGTGCCCGGGAGGGACCTGGCCACGGTTCTGAGGATGCTGCCCATGTTCCATGACGAGGAGCACGCCCGGGCCCGCGGCTTCCCCGAGGACACCCTGGTGCTGCC GCCGGCCAGCCCCGACCAGAGGGTCGTCTACAGGGTGCTGGAGAGCCAGCCCCTCTTTGACTCCAGTGACATGACCATCACCGAGTGGGTTCAGATTGCCCAGACCATCGAG AGCCACTACGGGCAGTACGATGGCTTTGTGGTCATCCACGGCACCGACACCATGGCCTTCGCCGCCTCCGTGCTCTCCTTCGTGCTGGAGAACCTGCAGAAAACCGTCATCCTCACCGGGGCCCAG GTGCCCATCCACGCCCTGTGGAACGACGGCCGGGAGAACCTGCTGGGCGCCCTGCTGCTGGCCGGCCAGTACGTGATCCCCGAG gTCTGCCTGTTCTTCCAAAATCAGCTGTTTCGGGGCAACCGGGTGACCAAAGTGGACGCGCGCAGGTTCGCGGCCTTCTGCTCCCCCAACCTGCCGCCTCTGGCCACCGTGGGCGCTGACGTCACGA TCAACCAGGAGCTGGTGCGCAGGGTCCGTGGGCAGGGCCGGCTGGTGGTGCACAGCAGCATGGAGCGGGACGTGGGCCTGCTGCGCCTCTACCCTGGGATCCCCGCCTCCCTG GTCCGGGCCTTCCTGCAGCCCCCCATGAAGGGCGTGGTCATGGAGACCTTCGGCTCCGGGAATGGGCCCACCAAGCCCGACCTGCTTCAGGAGCTGCGGGCGGCAGCTGAGCGTGGCCTGGTCATTGTCAACTGCACCCACTGCCTCCAGGGTGCCGTCACCTCCGACTATGGAGCTGGCGTG GCCTTGAGCAGAGCCGGGACCGTGTCAGGCTTCGACATGACCTCCGAGGCGGCGCTGGCCAAGCTGTCCTACGTGCTGGGCCTGCCGGGGCTGAGCCTGGACGGCAGGAAGGAG CTGCTGGCCAGGGACCTGCGCGGGGAGATGACGCCGCCCGCCGTGGAAGAGCCCCGGCCCTCTCTGCGGGGCGGTGTGCTGGGGCGCGGGGTCGCCCAGCTCCTCAGTCTGAGACAG GGCAGTGACCGGAGCCTGGAGGACTTCAGCGGTCAAACCCCGCTGCACGCGGCCGCCCGGGCCGGCCAGACTGGGGCTGTCACCATGCTGCTGCAGAGAGGGCTGGACGTGAACGCCCGGGACAAGGGCGGCCTCAGCCCCCTGCTGCTGGCCGTGAGGGGCAG GCATCGGGGTGTCATTGGGCTGCTGCGGGCAGCTGGGGCCTGCCTGTCCCCCCAGGAGCTGGAGGACTCGGGGACGGAGCTGTGCCG gctGGCGTCCAGGGCGGACTGCGAGGGCCTGCTGGCGTGGGGGCAGGCGGGGGCCGACCCGAGGCAGCCCGGGTACGACGGGCGCAGCGCGCTGCAGGTC GCAGAGGCAGCTGGGAACCTGGAAGTGGTGGCCCTCCTGCAGAACCTTCGGGGTGGGGCTGGTGACCAGGCCCCGGGCACAGTAAGACCCCTACCCGCGCA GAAGTGCTGCCTGGGGTCTAACCTGAAGCTCTCCTGCTGCGGCGTGAGCTGTTCCTTCCTGTTGAGACCTGCTGGAGGGACGGTGCCGCCTGGCCCCCCCCCCGGACCCTGA
- the ASPG gene encoding 60 kDa lysophospholipase isoform X7, with translation MARAAGPERRLLAVYTGGTIGMRSERGVFVPGRDLATVLRMLPMFHDEEHARARGFPEDTLVLPPASPDQRVVYRVLESQPLFDSSDMTITEWVQIAQTIESHYGQYDGFVVIHGTDTMAFAASVLSFVLENLQKTVILTGAQVPIHALWNDGRENLLGALLLAGQYVIPEVCLFFQNQLFRGNRVTKVDARRFAAFCSPNLPPLATVGADVTINQELVRRVRGQGRLVVHSSMERDVGLLRLYPGIPASLVRAFLQPPMKGVVMETFGSGNGPTKPDLLQELRAAAERGLVIVNCTHCLQGAVTSDYGAGVALSRAGTVSGFDMTSEAALAKLSYVLGLPGLSLDGRKELLARDLRGEMTPPAVEEPRPSLRGGVLGRGVAQLLSLRQEADEVWDALVPSLACAAAYAGELEALQVLVELGSDRSLEDFSGQTPLHAAARAGQTGAVTMLLQRGLDVNARDKGGLSPLLLAVRGRHRGVIGLLRAAGACLSPQELEDSGTELCRLASRADCEGLLAWGQAGADPRQPGYDGRSALQAEAAGNLEVVALLQNLRGGAGDQAPGTCLGLHSFSRDLPFPGSAAWGLT, from the exons ATGGCGCGCGCGGCGGGGCCCGAGCGGCGGCTCCTGGCCGTCTACACCGGCGGCACCATCGGCATGCGGAGCGAGCGCGGCG TGTTCGTGCCCGGGAGGGACCTGGCCACGGTTCTGAGGATGCTGCCCATGTTCCATGACGAGGAGCACGCCCGGGCCCGCGGCTTCCCCGAGGACACCCTGGTGCTGCC GCCGGCCAGCCCCGACCAGAGGGTCGTCTACAGGGTGCTGGAGAGCCAGCCCCTCTTTGACTCCAGTGACATGACCATCACCGAGTGGGTTCAGATTGCCCAGACCATCGAG AGCCACTACGGGCAGTACGATGGCTTTGTGGTCATCCACGGCACCGACACCATGGCCTTCGCCGCCTCCGTGCTCTCCTTCGTGCTGGAGAACCTGCAGAAAACCGTCATCCTCACCGGGGCCCAG GTGCCCATCCACGCCCTGTGGAACGACGGCCGGGAGAACCTGCTGGGCGCCCTGCTGCTGGCCGGCCAGTACGTGATCCCCGAG gTCTGCCTGTTCTTCCAAAATCAGCTGTTTCGGGGCAACCGGGTGACCAAAGTGGACGCGCGCAGGTTCGCGGCCTTCTGCTCCCCCAACCTGCCGCCTCTGGCCACCGTGGGCGCTGACGTCACGA TCAACCAGGAGCTGGTGCGCAGGGTCCGTGGGCAGGGCCGGCTGGTGGTGCACAGCAGCATGGAGCGGGACGTGGGCCTGCTGCGCCTCTACCCTGGGATCCCCGCCTCCCTG GTCCGGGCCTTCCTGCAGCCCCCCATGAAGGGCGTGGTCATGGAGACCTTCGGCTCCGGGAATGGGCCCACCAAGCCCGACCTGCTTCAGGAGCTGCGGGCGGCAGCTGAGCGTGGCCTGGTCATTGTCAACTGCACCCACTGCCTCCAGGGTGCCGTCACCTCCGACTATGGAGCTGGCGTG GCCTTGAGCAGAGCCGGGACCGTGTCAGGCTTCGACATGACCTCCGAGGCGGCGCTGGCCAAGCTGTCCTACGTGCTGGGCCTGCCGGGGCTGAGCCTGGACGGCAGGAAGGAG CTGCTGGCCAGGGACCTGCGCGGGGAGATGACGCCGCCCGCCGTGGAAGAGCCCCGGCCCTCTCTGCGGGGCGGTGTGCTGGGGCGCGGGGTCGCCCAGCTCCTCAGTCTGAGACAG GAGGCCGATGAGGTGTGGGACGCCCTGGTGCCCAGCCTGGCCTGTGCTGCGGCCTATGCGGGCGAGCTGGAGGCCCTGCAGGTGCTGGTAGAGCTG GGCAGTGACCGGAGCCTGGAGGACTTCAGCGGTCAAACCCCGCTGCACGCGGCCGCCCGGGCCGGCCAGACTGGGGCTGTCACCATGCTGCTGCAGAGAGGGCTGGACGTGAACGCCCGGGACAAGGGCGGCCTCAGCCCCCTGCTGCTGGCCGTGAGGGGCAG GCATCGGGGTGTCATTGGGCTGCTGCGGGCAGCTGGGGCCTGCCTGTCCCCCCAGGAGCTGGAGGACTCGGGGACGGAGCTGTGCCG gctGGCGTCCAGGGCGGACTGCGAGGGCCTGCTGGCGTGGGGGCAGGCGGGGGCCGACCCGAGGCAGCCCGGGTACGACGGGCGCAGCGCGCTGCAG GCAGAGGCAGCTGGGAACCTGGAAGTGGTGGCCCTCCTGCAGAACCTTCGGGGTGGGGCTGGTGACCAGGCCCCGGGCACA TGCCTGGGCCTCCACTCCTTCTCCAGAGACCTCCCTTTTCCAGGAAGTGCTGCCTGGGGTCTAACCTGA
- the ASPG gene encoding 60 kDa lysophospholipase isoform X11: MARAAGPERRLLAVYTGGTIGMRSERGVFVPGRDLATVLRMLPMFHDEEHARARGFPEDTLVLPPASPDQRVVYRVLESQPLFDSSDMTITEWVQIAQTIESHYGQYDGFVVIHGTDTMAFAASVLSFVLENLQKTVILTGAQVPIHALWNDGRENLLGALLLAGQYVIPEVCLFFQNQLFRGNRVTKVDARRFAAFCSPNLPPLATVGADVTINQELVRRVRGQGRLVVHSSMERDVGLLRLYPGIPASLVRAFLQPPMKGVVMETFGSGNGPTKPDLLQELRAAAERGLVIVNCTHCLQGAVTSDYGAGVALSRAGTVSGFDMTSEAALAKLSYVLGLPGLSLDGRKELLARDLRGEMTPPAVEEPRPSLRGGVLGRGVAQLLSLRQEADEVWDALVPSLACAAAYAGELEALQVLVELGSDRSLEDFSGQTPLHAAARAGQTGAVTMLLQRGLDVNARDKGGLSPLLLAVRGRHRGVIGLLRAAGACLSPQELEDSGTELCRLASRADCEGLLAWGQAGADPRQPGYDGRSALQAEAAGNLEVVALLQNLRGGAGDQAPGTEVLPGV, translated from the exons ATGGCGCGCGCGGCGGGGCCCGAGCGGCGGCTCCTGGCCGTCTACACCGGCGGCACCATCGGCATGCGGAGCGAGCGCGGCG TGTTCGTGCCCGGGAGGGACCTGGCCACGGTTCTGAGGATGCTGCCCATGTTCCATGACGAGGAGCACGCCCGGGCCCGCGGCTTCCCCGAGGACACCCTGGTGCTGCC GCCGGCCAGCCCCGACCAGAGGGTCGTCTACAGGGTGCTGGAGAGCCAGCCCCTCTTTGACTCCAGTGACATGACCATCACCGAGTGGGTTCAGATTGCCCAGACCATCGAG AGCCACTACGGGCAGTACGATGGCTTTGTGGTCATCCACGGCACCGACACCATGGCCTTCGCCGCCTCCGTGCTCTCCTTCGTGCTGGAGAACCTGCAGAAAACCGTCATCCTCACCGGGGCCCAG GTGCCCATCCACGCCCTGTGGAACGACGGCCGGGAGAACCTGCTGGGCGCCCTGCTGCTGGCCGGCCAGTACGTGATCCCCGAG gTCTGCCTGTTCTTCCAAAATCAGCTGTTTCGGGGCAACCGGGTGACCAAAGTGGACGCGCGCAGGTTCGCGGCCTTCTGCTCCCCCAACCTGCCGCCTCTGGCCACCGTGGGCGCTGACGTCACGA TCAACCAGGAGCTGGTGCGCAGGGTCCGTGGGCAGGGCCGGCTGGTGGTGCACAGCAGCATGGAGCGGGACGTGGGCCTGCTGCGCCTCTACCCTGGGATCCCCGCCTCCCTG GTCCGGGCCTTCCTGCAGCCCCCCATGAAGGGCGTGGTCATGGAGACCTTCGGCTCCGGGAATGGGCCCACCAAGCCCGACCTGCTTCAGGAGCTGCGGGCGGCAGCTGAGCGTGGCCTGGTCATTGTCAACTGCACCCACTGCCTCCAGGGTGCCGTCACCTCCGACTATGGAGCTGGCGTG GCCTTGAGCAGAGCCGGGACCGTGTCAGGCTTCGACATGACCTCCGAGGCGGCGCTGGCCAAGCTGTCCTACGTGCTGGGCCTGCCGGGGCTGAGCCTGGACGGCAGGAAGGAG CTGCTGGCCAGGGACCTGCGCGGGGAGATGACGCCGCCCGCCGTGGAAGAGCCCCGGCCCTCTCTGCGGGGCGGTGTGCTGGGGCGCGGGGTCGCCCAGCTCCTCAGTCTGAGACAG GAGGCCGATGAGGTGTGGGACGCCCTGGTGCCCAGCCTGGCCTGTGCTGCGGCCTATGCGGGCGAGCTGGAGGCCCTGCAGGTGCTGGTAGAGCTG GGCAGTGACCGGAGCCTGGAGGACTTCAGCGGTCAAACCCCGCTGCACGCGGCCGCCCGGGCCGGCCAGACTGGGGCTGTCACCATGCTGCTGCAGAGAGGGCTGGACGTGAACGCCCGGGACAAGGGCGGCCTCAGCCCCCTGCTGCTGGCCGTGAGGGGCAG GCATCGGGGTGTCATTGGGCTGCTGCGGGCAGCTGGGGCCTGCCTGTCCCCCCAGGAGCTGGAGGACTCGGGGACGGAGCTGTGCCG gctGGCGTCCAGGGCGGACTGCGAGGGCCTGCTGGCGTGGGGGCAGGCGGGGGCCGACCCGAGGCAGCCCGGGTACGACGGGCGCAGCGCGCTGCAG GCAGAGGCAGCTGGGAACCTGGAAGTGGTGGCCCTCCTGCAGAACCTTCGGGGTGGGGCTGGTGACCAGGCCCCGGGCACA GAAGTGCTGCCTGGGGTCTAA